Within the Enterobacter bugandensis genome, the region CCGCCACCGCCGGCGCATGCACCGTCAGCGTGAAGGTTGACCCTTTGCCCGCCTGGCTGGCAACGGTGATGTCACCGCCCATGCTCTTCGCCAGCCGCTTAGACACCGCCAGGCCGATTCCGGTACCAGTGGCCGGTTTTCCACCGTTGCTGTCCTTCACCTGGTAGTACATCGCGAAAATCTTGTCCTGCTCCTCCTGCGGAATACCAATCCCGGAGTCCTCCACCTCAAAGTGCAGCATGTCGCCGTCGTCATAGCGAATACGCACCGCCACCTGCCCCTTCTGGGTAAATTTCACCGCGTTGCTGATGAGGTTCCACAGGATCTGACGCAGCCGCGTGCCGTCGGTAATCACTTTATGCGGCAGCGGCAGGGTGGGATCCATGACAAAATTCAGCCCCTTCTGCTGGGCCTGCAGACCAGACAAGTTTTCCAGATCGGCAAGGAAGCTGGTGAAATCAACCGGCTGATTATCAAGCTGAACCTTTCGGCGCTCCATCTTATCCATGTCAATAATATCGTTGAAGATATTACCCAGCGTGACCGCCGAGACATGAATCGTTTTGAGGTATTTTTCCTGCTCTGCGGTCAGGTCGGTATCCAGCAGAATGCGGCTCAGCCCCACAATGCCATTAAGCGGCGTACGAAGCTCATGGCTGATGGTGGAGATGAAGGTGGTCTTGTCGCGGCTGGCGCGCTCCAGCGCATCCTGATAACGCTTACGCTCGGTAATATCACGGCCGAAGCCCATCAGGCCGTGGCGCTTCCCGACGCGGTCATAGTACGGCACCTTACGGATCTCAAAGCAGGCTTTGCGCCCGTCCGGGTAATCCAGCCACTGTTCGTAGGTCAGCGAGACGTTATGGCGGAACACTTTTTCGTCCGTCTCCATGACCTTGGCGGCCGCCTCTTCGGAGTAAACGTCCTGCGGCTTGAGGTGAATCAGCTGCTTCTCACTTTTCCCGGTCAGGAGCTCCATCGCCCGGTTACAGCCTGAAAATTCTTTATCTTCGTTACGGTAGAATACCAGATCCGGCGAAGCGTCCAGGAACGAACGCAGGAAGGAGGATTGCTGCTCAAGCTGGATCTGCGTCACCTCGCGCTCTTTCATTTCGATTTTCAGCTGTTCCAGCGTGGCCTGACGCTCTGCCTCCGCCTTCTCACGATCTGAAATTTCCTGATTCAACTGAGCAATGTTGTCTTTAAGCTGAACATTGAGCTTCAGGTCGCGCTCGCGCATCTCCTCCAGCTTATCGACCAGTTTTGATAAGCGCTGACGGGATTCCTCCAGCTGTTCGACCACCACGGAAAGAAAATAGACTGCCCAGGGGGTAATGAGCAGGCCGAAGAAGATAGAGCGGATAACGTCGATACTCTCGACCTGACCATGCAGAACCATCGTAACGGCCATCTGCACGACAATCGCCAGAACGACCAGCGCCAGCGCCAGCAGCATGGAGAAACGCACCAGCCCAAGCTTCATCATCAGGTCGACGTAGTACTGGGCTAGCATTCGAATTTGCTTCATAGAGGATCCCTTCACGACTTTATCGCTCAATAATACTCAAATTCGAGGCGGGACGTTGAAGGTTGTGAGAAAAAGTGCGGGGTGAAACAGGAGATTAGCCTCGCCTCCGGTTCACCGGAAGCGAGGAGAGGTCAATCAGGAGCGTTTCAGCAGCAGCCAGAGGCTGATCAGGAAGAAGCTGGCGCTCGGCAGCAGCGCACCGATAATCGGCGGGATGCCATAAACCAGCGTCAGCGGACCGAAGATCTGATCGAGTACATAGAAGACAAAGCCGAAGCTAATACCGGTCACGACGCGCACGCCCATCGGCACGCTACGCAGCGGGCCGAAGATAAACGACAGCGCCATCAGCATCATCACCGCCACGGACATCGGCTGGAAGATTTTGCTCCACATGTTGAGCTGATAGCGTCCGGCATCCTGCCCGCTCGACTTCAGGTACTTCACATAGTTGTGCAAGCCGCTGATAGAGAGCGCGTCAGGATCCAGCGCAACAACCCCGAGCTTATCCGGCGTGAGGTTGGTCTTCCAGGTGCCGGTCACCGTCTGTGACCCGGTAATCTGTTTTGGATCGGTCAGGTCAGATTCATCAACCTGCGACAAACGCCACTGCTTATGTTCAGCGTCAAACTTCGCGGAAGAGGCGTGTCGGACAGACTCCAGACGGCGCTGGTCGTTGAACGCGTAGATGCTCACCCCGCCCAGTTCATCATTACCCTTTACCCGTTCGATGTAGACGAAGTTTTTCCCGTCTTTCGCCCATAAACCTTGCTGAGTCGAGAGCAGTGAACCACCGTACATTGCCTGAGCACGATAGTTACGCGCCATCTGCTCGCCCTGCGGTGCCACCCACTCGCCAATCGCCATGGTCAACAGCACCAGCGGGATTGCGGTTTTCATTACCGACAGCGCAACCTGCATACGGGTAAAGCCTGAGGCCTGCATCACCACCAGCTCGCTGCGCTGAGCCAGCATCCCCAGCCCCAGCAGCGCGCCCAGCAGAGCCGCCATCGG harbors:
- the arcB gene encoding aerobic respiration two-component sensor histidine kinase ArcB, encoding MKQIRMLAQYYVDLMMKLGLVRFSMLLALALVVLAIVVQMAVTMVLHGQVESIDVIRSIFFGLLITPWAVYFLSVVVEQLEESRQRLSKLVDKLEEMRERDLKLNVQLKDNIAQLNQEISDREKAEAERQATLEQLKIEMKEREVTQIQLEQQSSFLRSFLDASPDLVFYRNEDKEFSGCNRAMELLTGKSEKQLIHLKPQDVYSEEAAAKVMETDEKVFRHNVSLTYEQWLDYPDGRKACFEIRKVPYYDRVGKRHGLMGFGRDITERKRYQDALERASRDKTTFISTISHELRTPLNGIVGLSRILLDTDLTAEQEKYLKTIHVSAVTLGNIFNDIIDMDKMERRKVQLDNQPVDFTSFLADLENLSGLQAQQKGLNFVMDPTLPLPHKVITDGTRLRQILWNLISNAVKFTQKGQVAVRIRYDDGDMLHFEVEDSGIGIPQEEQDKIFAMYYQVKDSNGGKPATGTGIGLAVSKRLAKSMGGDITVASQAGKGSTFTLTVHAPAVAEEVEDTFENDDMPLPALHVLLVEDIELNVIVARSVLEKLGNSVDVAMTGKAALEMFTPGEYDLVLLDIQLPDMTGLDISRELTRQYAADELPPLVALTANVLKDKKEYLDAGMDDVLSKPLAVPALTAMIKKFWDTHDEEESTMTSVDSAKAQTILDTAMLEQYIDLVGPKLITDGLAVFEKMMPGYLSVLESNLTARDQKGIVEEGHKIKGAAGSVGLRHLQQLGQQIQSPDLPAWEDNVGDWVEEMKQEWQNDVAVLKAWVDARKK
- the lptG gene encoding LPS export ABC transporter permease LptG, producing the protein MQAFGVLDRYIGKTIFTTIMMTLFMLVSLSGIIKFVDQLKKAGQGSYDAMGAGMYTLLSVPKDVQIFFPMAALLGALLGLGMLAQRSELVVMQASGFTRMQVALSVMKTAIPLVLLTMAIGEWVAPQGEQMARNYRAQAMYGGSLLSTQQGLWAKDGKNFVYIERVKGNDELGGVSIYAFNDQRRLESVRHASSAKFDAEHKQWRLSQVDESDLTDPKQITGSQTVTGTWKTNLTPDKLGVVALDPDALSISGLHNYVKYLKSSGQDAGRYQLNMWSKIFQPMSVAVMMLMALSFIFGPLRSVPMGVRVVTGISFGFVFYVLDQIFGPLTLVYGIPPIIGALLPSASFFLISLWLLLKRS